Proteins found in one Chaetodon auriga isolate fChaAug3 chromosome 12, fChaAug3.hap1, whole genome shotgun sequence genomic segment:
- the rgs5b gene encoding regulator of G-protein signaling 5b: protein MCRGLDSLPSTCLERAKELKALFGSLLQKSDHSITGQAKKNDKLKLNADEPLKWNESFDKLLSSQNGLCLFRAFLISEFSEENIAFYLACEDYQASKPSKLASKAKKIYDEFISSNAPREVNLDHLTKAITKENMEHPRQSCFNLAQAKIYTLMEKDCYPRFLKSSTYLEVTKKARTG from the exons ATGTGCCGAGGACTCGACTCACTGCCGAGCACCTGCCTGGAGAG GGCGAAGGAGCTGAAAGCTTTGTTTGGAAGTTTACTACAAAAGTCAGATCACAGCATCACCGGCCAggcaaagaaaaatgacaaactgaa aCTGAACGCTGATGAGCCTCTGAAATGGAACGAGTCCTTTGACAAACTGTTGTCCAGTCAAA ATGGGCTGTGCCTGTTCAGAGCATTTCTTATCTCAGAGTTCAGTGAGGAAAACATCGCCTTCTACTTGGCTTGTGAGGACTACCAGGCAAGCAAACCTTCAAAACTGGCCAGCAAAGCCAAGAAGATTTACGACGAGTTCATCAGCTCTAATGCACCACGAGAG GTAAATCTTGACCACCTAACCAAAGCCATCACAAAGGAGAACATGGAGCATCCCAGACAGTCCTGTTTCAACCTGGCCCAAGCCAAAATCTACACCCTGATGGAGAAAGACTGCTACCCTCGCTTCCTCAAGTCCTCCACATACCTAGAGGTCACCAAAAAGGCCAGGACAGGCTAA
- the LOC143329593 gene encoding carboxyl-terminal PDZ ligand of neuronal nitric oxide synthase protein-like has product MPGVTKYNLVDDAQDLRIPMHNDEVFKHGVCFEAKYIGSLEVGRPGSRMEIVAAMRRIRYEFKLKNIKKKKVNIVISTDSIKVILRKKKKRKGWSWDENTILVTQDPIYRIFYVSHDAQDLKIFSYIAREGQSNIFRCNVFKSKRKSQAMRIVRTVGQAFDVCHQLTLQQKSDDQEDEEGKAEESEAVPAKKRFALSEETDLEATTEESIECVSSSDLEKSKKEEPVANDGKVSSDPSLLLSSPILGASVSAQSAAEAPCSEEHQVQLLQKQLQQQEQQALAASAQVHVLQEQLSVEVCARTDAQARVQRLLQQNTDLLQHISLLVKQIQELELKAAGHLTSMGSQDSLLEITFRAKPPSTPHEPLTSSSSTGALAAQTLLPISDGAWVSTLPGPCSPGTVGTDTSPLGLSGSGVRLECFRFSSRGPDGQEQGQDTGETPSDGAPDESSLLGEQVLGALELLRFRESGIGSEYESNTDESDDRDSWGQGEAVGADGAARLLNVLNAENLPDCLGDEMAV; this is encoded by the exons ATGCCAGGGGTAACCAAGTACAATTTAGTCGATGACGCGCAGGATTTGAGGATCCCCATGCACAACGACGAGGTGTTCAAGCATGGGGTCTGCTTCGAGGCAAAG TACATTGGAAGTTTGGAGGTGGGTCGCCCCGGCAGCCGAATGGAGATAGTCGCTGCAATGAGGAGAATCCGA TATGAATTCAAACTGAAGAatataaagaaaaagaaggtcAACATCGTCATATCCACTGATAGCATCAAAGTGATTCTGCGCAAAAAGAAGAAG AGAAAAGGGTGGTCGTGGGATGAGAACACCATCTTGGTAACCCAGGATCCCATCTACAG GATCTTCTACGTCTCACATGATGCCCAAGACTTGAAGATCTTCAGTTACATCGCGAGAGAGGGACAGAGCAACATTTTCCGCTGCAATGTGTTCAAGTCAAAGAGGAAA TCTCAGGCCATGAGGATTGTGCGAACGGTGGGTCAGGCGTTCGATGTGTGTCACCAGCTGACCCTGCAGCAGAAAAGCGATGaccaggaggatgaggaggggaaGGCGGAGGAGTCAGAGGCAGTACCAG caaagaagaggtTTGCATTGTCAGAGGAGACTGACCTTGAAGCCACCACAGAGGAGAGCATTGAGTGCGTCTCTTCATCAGACCTGGAGAAGAGCAAAAAGGAAGAGCCTGTCGCTAACGATGGCAAG GTGTCCAGTGACCCATCTCTCCTGCTGAGCTCCCCCATCCTTGGAGCCTCTGTGTCGGCTCAGTCGGCAGCAGAGGCTCCCTGCTCTGAAGAGCACCaggtccagctcctccagaaacaactgcagcagcaggaacaacagGCGCTGGCAGCTTCAGCACAG GTCCACGTGCTCCAGGAGCAGCTGTCAGTGGAGGTGTGTGCGCGGACCGATGCCCAGGCCAGAgtgcagaggctgctgcagcagaacacCGACCTGCTGCAACACATTTCCCTGCTGGTCAAACAGATCCAGGAACTGGAGCTCAAAGCTGCTGGCCACTTAACCTCCA TGGGTTCCCAGGACAGTCTTCTGGAGATCACATTCCGTGCCAAGCCCCCCAGCACGCCTCATGAACCCCTCACTTCTTCCTCATCTACGGGCGCTTTAGCTGCTCAGACCCTGCTCCCCATTAGTGACGGTGCCTGGGTCTCCACCCTCCCCGGACCCTGCTCTCCAGGCACCGTGGGCACTGACACCAGCCCTCTGGGGCTCAGCGGCAGTGGAGTTCGGCTCGAGTGCTTCCGCTTCTCCTCCCGGGGGCCAGATGGTCAGGAGCAGGGCCAGGATACAGGGGAGACTCCCAGCGACGGAGCCCCGGATGAAAGCTCGCTGCTGGGGGAGCAGGTCCTGGGAGCCCTGGAGCTGCTCCGGTTTAGGGAGTCGGGGATCGGATCAGAGTATGAATCAAACACAGACGAGAGCGATGACCGGGACAGCTGGGGGCAGGGGGAGGCAGTGGGGGCAGATGGCGCCGCTCGACTCTTAAACGTGCTGAATGCAGAGAATCTGCCGGACTGCTTAGGGGACGAGATGGCTGTGTAG